A region of Necator americanus strain Aroian chromosome I, whole genome shotgun sequence DNA encodes the following proteins:
- a CDS encoding hypothetical protein (NECATOR_CHRI.G2100.T1), whose product MDTLLRIVSNVYTRRFEEDFLDRVNYQFTAYLFAFGSIIITSKIYMGRPIVCWTPAEFRGGWVEYTTDYCLIENTYYVPLNDPDLPNVPHRGEKELPYYQWVQFVLVLLAFGFYLPHIYWRSVNWWSGIQLRAIVRASCELPKDDVAKRELAIEKIAGHIYRATHRNYKNAGSVFQNLMKEGWMSWNYLAMKLMFVVNIVLQILVLHLFLGFDWGDLFNLKLGFNTDWKATGLFPRSTMCDFEVRNKGNLQRYSVQCVLSLNMFNEKIFLVLFYWLILLFLITLVNLCLWVKKLYSRTDQLTFVRRMLESAGIQRQKHFYAKDESEKKFISGDIDNSINTIKKFEKFEDSVDRDLIVILRLISSNAGANVCSDVTKCLFERF is encoded by the exons ATGGACACGCTGTTGAGGATTGTGTCGAATGTTTACACGAGAAGATTTGAGGAGGACTTCCTGGACAGGGTCAATTACCAGTTCACAGCGTATTTGTTCGCATTTGGAAGTATTATTATCACTTCGAAG ATCTACATGGGTAGACCCATCGTTTGTTGGACACCTGCTGAATTCAGAGGAG GTTGGGTAGAATACACAACAGACTACTGCCTCATTGAGAACACTTACTACGTACCGCTGAACGATCCTGATCTTCCGAATGTACCACacagaggagaaaaagagctACCGTACTACCAG TGGGTGCAATTTGTACTGGTGCTGCTCGCATTCGGCTTCTATCTTCCACACATCTACTGGAGATCTGTGAATTGGTGGTCCG GAATTCAACTGAGAGCGATAGTGCGAGCCTCATGCGAGTTACCAAAAGACGATGTAGCT AAACGAGAATTAGCCATAGAAAAAATAGCCGGTCACATCTATCGAGCAACACATCGGAACTACAAGAATGCTGGCAGCGTGTTTCA GAATCTAATGAAAGAAGGCTGGATGTCATGGAACTATCTCGCTATGAAGTTAATGTTTGTGGTGAATATCGTGCTGCAAATCCTGGTTCTTCACCTCTTCCTCGGCTTCGATTGGGGAGACCTTTTTA ACCTTAAACTCGGCTTCAACACCGACTGGAAGGCGACAGGTCTCTTCCCTAGATCCACTATGTGCGATTTTGAG GTCAGAAACAAAGGTAATTTGCAAAGATATTCCGTGCAGTGTGTGCTCTCATTAAATATGTTCAATGAGAAGATCTTCCTGGTCTTGTTCTACTGGCTTATACTTCTGTTTTTA ATAACTCTGGTGAATCTCTGCCTATGGGTGAAGAAGCTGTACTCCCGAACAGATCAATTGACATTTGTCAGACGGATGCTCGAAAGTGCAGGAATCCAGCGACAGAAACATTTTTATGCAAAG GATGAATCCGAGAAAAAGTTCATTAGTGGTGATATCGACAACTCGATAAATACGATCAAG aaattcgaaaaattcgagGATAGTGTGGATCGTGATCTCATCGTCATTCTCAGGTTAATCTCGTCAAATGCCGGAGCAAATGTTTGCTCGGATGTGACGAAGTGTCTCTTCGAAAGG ttctga
- a CDS encoding hypothetical protein (NECATOR_CHRI.G2101.T1), whose product MVRGVVTMERVETFSAAHRLHSNQLSDEENQAVYGKCNNPNGHGHNYVWKVKLRGIPDPTTGMVYDLADLKSDMKTILDTVDHKNLDKDVEWFQHNVSTSENVAIYLWEKLRVQMKKPKLLYKVTVEETPKNIFTYKGEI is encoded by the exons ATGGTCCGTGGAGTGGTCACAATGGAACGAGTGGAGACGTTTTCCGCTGCACATCGCCTTCACTCAAATCAGCTCAGCGATGAAGAGAATCAAGCCGTCTACGGGAAATGTAACAATCCCAATGGACATGGGCACAACTATGTCTGGAAG GTGAAACTTCGCGGTATTCCTGATCCCACAACTGGTATGGTCTATGATCTGGCCGATCTGAAAAGCGATATGAAGACAATTCTTGACACCGTCGATCACAAAAATCTGGACAAGGATGTGGAATGGTTCCAG CACAATGTCAGCACCTCGGAAAATGTGGCGATCTACCTCTGGGAAAAGCTACGTGTACAGATGAAGAAGCCGAAGCTTCTCTATAAGGTTACAGTTGAGGAGACCCCGAAGAACATATTCACCTACAAAGGAGAGATTTAa
- a CDS encoding hypothetical protein (NECATOR_CHRI.G2102.T1) — MNENIDTFGSAFSFLILQFLNKADVAQWEIKLCCGGDTDNCRSYGSVDDLYGIACCARQPYNNYTQLCCNGVVREKNRGGRMAEMCCGTEAMRVDQTCCAGTVHNVMNGDCCGNAVYFKDEGAFLCCNDNLARKATTNDMCCGSTVYDAGRQQICCGDRVFDRTQADSCCTRNNGSEVEFNSKTEFCCNGATQKGRGVFCCYLRFNGNLVAVPYNNSTQCCRYPFDIVYPKANDDCLSHLRIR; from the exons ATGAACGAGAACATAGACACTTTCGGATCTGCGTTCTCATTCCTTATTctacaatttttgaacaagGCGGATGTAGCACAGTGGG AGATCAAACTTTGCTGCGGAGGCGACACTGACAACTGTCGCAGTTACGGATCGGTCGACGACTTGTATGGAATAGCTTGTTGTGCTCGTCAGCCGTACAACAACTACACTCAACTGTGCTGCAATGGGGTCGTAAG AGAAAAGAATCGAGGAGGGAGAATGGCTGAGATGTGCTGTGGTACGGAAGCCATGAGGGTTGATCAGACTTGCTGCGCTGGAACT GTGCACAACGTGATGAACGGTGACTGCTGCGGAAATGCCGTCTATTTCAAAGATGAGGGAGCCTTCCTGTGCTGCAACGACAACCTGGCCAG GAAGGCAACCACAAACGATATGTGCTGCGGATCCACAGTTTACGATGCAGGACGACAACAAATCTGTTGTGGAGACAGG GTCTTCGATAGAACTCAAGCAGATTCGTGTTGTACTCGCAACAATGGAAGTGAGGTGGAGTTCAACTCGAAGACTGAGTTCTGTTGTAACGGAGCGACTCAAAAAGGAAGAGGTGTCTTTTGCTGTTACCTGCGATTCAATGGGAACTTGGTAGCAGTGCCCTACAACAACAGCACCCAATGTTGTCGATATCCGTTCGATATCGTCTATCCGAAGGCTAACGACGATTGTTTGAGTCATTTGAGGATCAGGTAG
- a CDS encoding hypothetical protein (NECATOR_CHRI.G2103.T1), translating into MRASLQLVLILSATVFTKAYRKKPLCGMCEGLIEKVDEVLKQGGDIEKAVDEFCREDVPTFLVDYCEKIISKNLKYIIEKLKDHDSPEKICTDIYLCWV; encoded by the exons ATGAGGGCGAGTCTACAGCTAGTTCTGATCCTGTCGGCTACCGTATTCACGAAAGCTTACAGGAAGAAACCGCTGTGTGGAATGTGCGAAGGACTAATTGAGAAAGTTGATGAAGTCTTGAAACAAGGAGGAGATATTGAAAAG GCAGTGGACGAATTTTGCCGCGAAGATGTGCCAACATTCCTTGTTGACTACTGCGAAAAGATTATTTCGAAGAATCTCAAGTACATAATTGAGAAGCTGAAG GACCACGACTCACCAGAGAAGATTTGCACCGATATCTATCTATGTTGGGTTTGA
- a CDS encoding hypothetical protein (NECATOR_CHRI.G2103.T2), producing the protein MEANFSIADFKRYTVRRDKKRKMRASLQLVLILSATVFTKAYRKKPLCGMCEGLIEKVDEVLKQGGDIEKAVDEFCREDVPTFLVDYCEKIISKNLKYIIEKLKDHDSPEKICTDIYLCWV; encoded by the exons atggaagcaaatttttctattgCAGATTTTAAAA GATACACAGTTCGCAGGGATAAAAAAAG GAAGATGAGGGCGAGTCTACAGCTAGTTCTGATCCTGTCGGCTACCGTATTCACGAAAGCTTACAGGAAGAAACCGCTGTGTGGAATGTGCGAAGGACTAATTGAGAAAGTTGATGAAGTCTTGAAACAAGGAGGAGATATTGAAAAG GCAGTGGACGAATTTTGCCGCGAAGATGTGCCAACATTCCTTGTTGACTACTGCGAAAAGATTATTTCGAAGAATCTCAAGTACATAATTGAGAAGCTGAAG GACCACGACTCACCAGAGAAGATTTGCACCGATATCTATCTATGTTGGGTTTGA
- a CDS encoding hypothetical protein (NECATOR_CHRI.G2104.T1): MRATALLVLVFCFTLTNAEKRKKPLCEMCEDVIEKLDRVLEKGEHMERALKKYCENDCPDFLKQYCEKLDNALKYIIEKLKIHDTPEKICTDIHFCVV; this comes from the exons ATGAGAGCTACAGCACTTCTCGTCCTTGTATTCTGCTTTACTTTGACAAATgccgagaaaagaaagaaaccatTGTGCGAGATGTGCGAGGATGTCATTGAAAAACTGGATCGAGTGCTAGAAAAAGGCGAGCATATGGAGAGG GCCCTCAAAAAATACTGCGAAAATGATTGCCCAGATTTTCTTAAGCAGTATTGCGAAAAGCTTGACAACGCCTTGAAGTACATTATCGAAAAATTAAAG atCCATGACACACCGGAGAAGATCTGCACTGACATTCATTTTTGCGTTGTTTAA
- a CDS encoding hypothetical protein (NECATOR_CHRI.G2105.T1) yields the protein MMFPVMFLFLIGLGSCESLTELHKAMKEKREEVVQDVAAKVIKESIPYATEAPQPALAEYETFHQSKDVNYIKTKDGKLIFRQFRRLSLAHAMNRIKGVAMGNVRTETYPNDDE from the exons ATGATGTTCCCAGTCatgtttctctttcttatcG GACTCGGCAGTTGCGAATCCTTGACGGAACTGCATAAAGCGATGAAAGAAAAGCGGGAAGAAGTCGTCCAAGATGTGGCTGCAAAAGTTATCAAAGAGAGTATTCCATAT GCAACGGAAGCTCCGCAACCAGCTCTAGCAGAATACGAAACGTTTCATCAAAGTAAAGAT GTGAACTACATCAAGACGAAAGATGGCAAGCTTATCTTCAGGCAGTTCCGACGACTATCACTTGCTCAC GCGATGAACCGCATCAAAGGGGTGGCGATGGGTAATGTGAGGACAGAAACCTACCCTAATGACGATGAATAG
- a CDS encoding hypothetical protein (NECATOR_CHRI.G2105.T2): MFLFLIGLGSCESLTELHKAMKEKREEVVQDVAAKVIKESIPYATEAPQPALAEYETFHQSKDVNYIKTKDGKLIFRQFRRLSLAHAMNRIKGVAMGNVRTETYPNDDE; encoded by the exons atgtttctctttcttatcG GACTCGGCAGTTGCGAATCCTTGACGGAACTGCATAAAGCGATGAAAGAAAAGCGGGAAGAAGTCGTCCAAGATGTGGCTGCAAAAGTTATCAAAGAGAGTATTCCATAT GCAACGGAAGCTCCGCAACCAGCTCTAGCAGAATACGAAACGTTTCATCAAAGTAAAGAT GTGAACTACATCAAGACGAAAGATGGCAAGCTTATCTTCAGGCAGTTCCGACGACTATCACTTGCTCAC GCGATGAACCGCATCAAAGGGGTGGCGATGGGTAATGTGAGGACAGAAACCTACCCTAATGACGATGAATAG
- a CDS encoding hypothetical protein (NECATOR_CHRI.G2106.T2): MIAFLVSPCSADEDLMETFKNIDVFKLRSSAGACPLLVVGQVCPQENPLYYFKCCGDLNASCCFRLQDWVLVLLLVLAISIVLSIIVNFIRCLCCY; the protein is encoded by the exons ATGATAGCGTTTCTCGTCTCACCTTGTTCAGCTGATGAGGATTTGATGGAGACATTTAAGAATATCGATGTTTTCAAGCTTag ATCATCAGCTGGTGCATGCCCGTTGTTGGTTGTCGGCCAGGTTTGTCCCCAGGAAAACCCGCTCTATTATTTCAAATGCTGCGGTGATTTGAACGCGTCGTGTTGTTTCCGACTACAG GATTGGGTGCTGGTACTGCTGCTCGTTCTGGCGATCTCGATCGTGCTCAGCATTATTGTCAATTTCATCCGATGTTTGTGTTGTTACTAA
- a CDS encoding hypothetical protein (NECATOR_CHRI.G2106.T1), with product MRVCFTTLPLVVFSMIAFLVSPCSADEDLMETFKNIDVFKLRSSAGACPLLVVGQVCPQENPLYYFKCCGDLNASCCFRLQDWVLVLLLVLAISIVLSIIVNFIRCLCCY from the exons ATGCGTGTGTGCTTCACAACTCTCCCTCTCGTAGTGTTCTCTATGATAGCGTTTCTCGTCTCACCTTGTTCAGCTGATGAGGATTTGATGGAGACATTTAAGAATATCGATGTTTTCAAGCTTag ATCATCAGCTGGTGCATGCCCGTTGTTGGTTGTCGGCCAGGTTTGTCCCCAGGAAAACCCGCTCTATTATTTCAAATGCTGCGGTGATTTGAACGCGTCGTGTTGTTTCCGACTACAG GATTGGGTGCTGGTACTGCTGCTCGTTCTGGCGATCTCGATCGTGCTCAGCATTATTGTCAATTTCATCCGATGTTTGTGTTGTTACTAA
- a CDS encoding hypothetical protein (NECATOR_CHRI.G2107.T1): MTDAYGEEIMRAGSVLAKNSAANLGAWRMDLEGEERDDLPVPREERGTHAKAFRLSQEAYQTRLVFPDRTRATEKPLGFGTHGDSWKARLEGGKTIAYGRDRSIGGAREDNLSGRR; the protein is encoded by the coding sequence ATGACGGATGCATATGGAGAAGAAATAATGAGAGCAGGGTCGGTGCTGGCGAAGAATAGTGCGGCAAATCTGGGCGCATGGCGTATGGACTTGGAAGGAGAAGAACGGGATGATCTACCGGTTCCGAGAGAAGAGCGTGGAACACACGCAAAGGCGTTTCGTCTTAGCCAAGAAGCTTATCAGACACGCCTTGTGTTCCCGGATCGTACAAGGGCGACAGAGAAACCTTTGGGATTTGGAACTCACGGGGATTCTTGGAAAGCAAGGTTGGAAGGCGGTAAAACGATTGCCTACGGAAGAGATCGATCAATAGGTGGCGCGCGTGAGGACAACCTCAGCGGTAGGAGGTAA